Within Sorangiineae bacterium MSr11367, the genomic segment GCCGCCGTCATTTGGCAGAAACCCGCCCTGCAACATGCCTCGGCGCTGCAAGTCACCGCGTTTGGCTGTTTCGTAGGCACCATCACCTGCCTACCCTTCGCGGGGCAACTCGCCGCACAAATCGCCAAAGCACCGCCCCTCGCCACCGCCGGTATCGTCTACCTCGGCATCTTCCCCACGGCGGTGGCTTTCACCACTTGGGCCTATGCCCTCGCGCGCACCACCGCCGGCAAGATGGGCGCCACGACCTACGTCGTCCCGGCCATGGTCATCGTGATGTCGTGGCTCGCCCTCGGCGAAGTTCCCAAGCCCCTCGCGTTTGCCGGCGGACTGTCATGCCTTTTGGGGGTGGCCATCTCGCGAGGCCGCCAAAAGGTACGACCGCAGACGTAGCCCCGGCACCTCGATCGCATGGTACGTCGCCCACCACCCCGTGCCATGGGGCTGGATTGGGAGGGCAACCTCGATTCCGTCACACGTCGATGTCTTTCTCCGCGCCGCCCCTCGACACGCCCCACCACGCGCTACTGCAGCGGCCGCTAACGCTTTGCGTTACATTTCGAAGGCGCGCTCTGGACACGGATGGGCCGAGCTCCTAAACGATGCCGCACCGTGCCCCCATTGCTTCCCGAGTTGGTCGGTTATTTCGCAGCGTTCCTCACGACAGCGTCCTTCCTTCCGCAGGCTTTGATGATCTGGCGCACCCGGCGCACCGAGGGCATCTCGGTGGGCATGTACGCGATCTTCAGCACGGGGGTGTTCCTCTGGCTGGCGTACGGACTCTTGGCCCGGGCGTGGCCCGTCGTCGCGGCCAACGCGGTGACGTTGGCCCTGGACCTGTGGATCCTCGGCATGAAGCTGCGTTTCGATGGCCGGCGTTCGCGCGTGACCGCCCACGTCGTGACGCCAACTGCGGCCGCTACGGCATTGGAGCCGTAAGGCCTCCCATCGGCCGCTTCGTGTGAAAGCGGTCGAGGAGGCGCAGTTGGATGGCTTCCGAAACGTGTTCGCGCGAGACCGCCGTTTTCCCCTCCAGATCGGCAACGGTGCGCGCCACGCGCAGCACCTTGCCGTAGGCGCGCGCCGAAAGACCGTACCGCGCCGCGGCACTCGTCAGAAGCGCTAGGCCTTCCGCCGACGCCGTCACGCGCGCCGCCTCCGAGGGGCGGAGTGTGGCGTTGGTGGGCGCGCTCGTCTCCCCGCGCGCCATGCGGTCGAGCTGGATCTCCCGTGCAGCGGCCACGCGCACGGCGACGGTGGCCGACGACTCGCCGGGACGCGATGGCGCGAGCGCGCTCACGTGCACCGGTGGCAGGGCCACTTGCACGTCGATCCGATCGAGAAGCGGACCGCTGATGCGGCCCCGATAGGCCCGAATGCGATCGACCGTGCACGTGCACCGGTCGGTACCGTCGGCGTGGTAACCGCACGCGCACGGATTCATTGCGGCAACGAGCAGTGGACGCGCTGGAAAGGTGGCCGTGCCGTACGCGCGCGAAATGGTGACCACGCCGTCCTCCAGCGGCTGCCGAAGTGCTTCCAGCGCGGCGCGGCGAAACTCGGGAAGCTCGTCGAGGAACAGCACGCCCCGGTGGGCGATGCTCACCTCCCCCGGCCGCGGATCGCCCCCACCGACCAGCCCCGCCTCGCTGATGGAATGATGGGGCGCACGGAACGGTGGCGTGAACGACAGCGGACACTCCGGTGGGAGCAACCCGCCCACGCTGTGGATGGCCATCACCTCCAACGCCTCGTCGACGGACAGCGGCGGAAGAACCGTGGGCAGGCGCCGCGCGAGCATCGTCTTTCCGGCGCCAGGGCTACCGACCATGAGCAGGTTGTGCGCCCCGGCGGCCGCAATCTCCAAGGCCCGGCGCGCGTAACTCTGACCGCGAACCTCGCTCAAATCGTCGAGCGGGGGTGCGCGTTCCTCCTTGTTCCACCCGGGTTTGGCCGGCGCAATGGCTTGCTCGCCCCGCAAGCCGGCCACGAGATCCTGGATCGCCCCGACCACGCGCACATCGATCCCGGAGACCAGGCCGGCCTCCGCCTCGTTGAATACCGGAACGATCGCCTTTTTCAGGCCGCGCTGGCGCGCGCCGAGCAAGAGAGGAAGCGCCCCGCGAACGGACTGCACACTTCCCGCGAGCGACAGCTCCCCGACCAGGAGCGTCTCCGCAAATGACGCCACGGGCACGATCTCCAATGCCGCCAACGTGGCGAGGGCGATGGCCAAGT encodes:
- a CDS encoding SemiSWEET transporter, whose translation is MPPLLPELVGYFAAFLTTASFLPQALMIWRTRRTEGISVGMYAIFSTGVFLWLAYGLLARAWPVVAANAVTLALDLWILGMKLRFDGRRSRVTAHVVTPTAAATALEP
- a CDS encoding YifB family Mg chelatase-like AAA ATPase; the protein is MLVTALSATLIGLQAQLVRVEVEVARGVPSFELVGLAEASVRESRVRVKAALAQIGVDLSEYRIIVNLAPADVKKTGSAFDLAIALATLAALEIVPVASFAETLLVGELSLAGSVQSVRGALPLLLGARQRGLKKAIVPVFNEAEAGLVSGIDVRVVGAIQDLVAGLRGEQAIAPAKPGWNKEERAPPLDDLSEVRGQSYARRALEIAAAGAHNLLMVGSPGAGKTMLARRLPTVLPPLSVDEALEVMAIHSVGGLLPPECPLSFTPPFRAPHHSISEAGLVGGGDPRPGEVSIAHRGVLFLDELPEFRRAALEALRQPLEDGVVTISRAYGTATFPARPLLVAAMNPCACGYHADGTDRCTCTVDRIRAYRGRISGPLLDRIDVQVALPPVHVSALAPSRPGESSATVAVRVAAAREIQLDRMARGETSAPTNATLRPSEAARVTASAEGLALLTSAAARYGLSARAYGKVLRVARTVADLEGKTAVSREHVSEAIQLRLLDRFHTKRPMGGLTAPMP